The following proteins are encoded in a genomic region of Zea mays cultivar B73 chromosome 9, Zm-B73-REFERENCE-NAM-5.0, whole genome shotgun sequence:
- the LOC100217288 gene encoding Transcription initiation factor TFIID subunit 6 produces the protein MSIVPKETIEVIAQSVGIPSLGADVAVALAPDVEYRLREIMQESIKCMRHAKRTVLTADDVDSALGLRNVEPVYGFASGDPLRFKRAVGHKDLFYLDDREVDFKEIIDCPLPKAPLDTSVVAHWLAIEGVQPAIPENPAIDAIVPPTENKRSEHGKDDGLPADVKLPVKHVLSRELQMYFDKIAELTMSRSDTSLFKEALVSLAKDSGLHPLVPYFSYFIADEVTRSLGDLPVLLALMRVVQSLLRNPHIHIEPYLHQLMPSMITCIVAKRLGHRLSDNHWELRDFSANLVALVCQRFGHVYHNLQNRLTKTLIHAFLDPAKSLTQHYGAVQGISALGPSAIRLLLLPNLVTYMQLLEPELQLEKQKNEMKRKEAWRVYGALLCAAGKCLYDRLKLFPGLLSPSMRPLLQSNKRVLTNNPNKRKSSTDLSATQPPLKKMATDATANSMASASMGGNMQGAMDGFPNQLGNPGMMQASSSGQTVESIPSAAVRRDQGSDLAQRVSAVLRQAWKEDQDTGHLLGSLYEVFGEAIFSFVQPPEISLFV, from the exons ATGAGCATCGTGCCCAAGGAGACGATCGAGGTCATCGCTCAGAGCGTCGGCATCCCCAGCCTCGGTGCCGATGTCGCCGTCGCGCTCGCCCCTGACGTCGAATACCGCCTCCGCGAGATCATGCAG GAATCCATTAAATGTATGCGGCATGCAAAGCGGACTGTTCTGACGGCGGATGATGTTGACAGTGCCCTGGGCCTCAGGAATGTTGAG CCCGTATATGGATTTGCCTCTGGTGATCCATTACGTTTTAAGAGAGCTGTTGGACATAAGGATCTCTTCTATCTTGATGATCGGGAGGTAGACTTCAAAGAG ATTATTGACTGTCCTCTGCCTAAAGCCCCACTGGACACATCAGTTGTAGCCCATTGGCTAGCGATTGAGGGGGTACAGCCTGCAATACCGGAGAATCCTGCTATTGACG CAATTGTACCACCAACTGAAAATAAAAGGTCTGAGCATGGGAAAGATGATGGACTTCCAGCTGATGTCAAGCTTCCTGTTAAGCATGTATTATCTAGAGAACTACAg ATGTACTTTGATAAAATAGCTGAACTTACTATGAGTAGATCTGATACGTCCCTTTTTAAAGAAGCTTTAGTGAGCTTGGCAAAAGATTCTGGTCTTCATCCTTTAGTTCCTTACTTTTCCTACTTCATTGCAGACGAG GTTACCCGGAGTTTGGGTGAtcttcctgttttacttgctctaATGAGAGTAGTCCAAAGTCTTCTCCGTAATCCACATATTCATATTGAACCTTAT TTGCACCAGCTGATGCCATCAATGATCACTTGCATTGTTGCGAAAAGGCTAGGGCATAGGCTCTCAGATAACCACTGGGAACTTAGGGACTTCTCTGCCAATTTGGTTGCCTTGGTATGTCAGAG GTTTGGTCATGTCTATCACAACCTTCAAAATCGGTTAACTAAAACATTgatccatgcatttcttgatcctgcCAAATCACTGACACAACATTATGGTGCTGTCCAAGGGATATCTGCACTGGGGCCCAGCGCG ATTAGACTCCTTCTTTTGCCCAACCTTGTGACATATATGCAACTTCTGGAGCCGGAACTGCAGCTTGAGAAGCAGAAAAACGAGATGAAAAGGAAGGAAGCTTGGCGTGTTTATGGTGCCTTGCTG TGTGCTGCAGGCAAATGCTTGTATGATCGGTTGAAACTATTTCCTGGTTTGCTTTCTCCGTCGATGCGGCCTCTTTTACAGAGCAACAAAAGGGTCTTAACCAACAACCCAA ATAAGCGAAAATCTAGCACAGATCTCTCTGCAACTCAGCCACCTCTGAAGAAGATGGCAACGGACGCAACAGCCAACTCCATGGCCTCAGCTTCCATGGGAGGAAACATGCAAGGTGCCATGGATGGCTTTCCCAACCAGTTAGGCAACCCTGGCATGATGCAGGCCTCGTCCTCTGGGCAGACGGTGGAGAGCATCCCATCAGCTGCGGTCCGGAGGGATCAGGGCAGTGATCTCGCGCAGAGAGTTTCTGCAGTGCTTAGGCAAGCCTGGAAGGAGGACCAGGACACCGGTCATCTCTTGGGGTCTCTGTACGAGGTCTTCGGggaagccatcttctcctttgtcCAACCACCAGAGATATCCTTGTTtgtgtag